In the genome of Methylomagnum ishizawai, the window TCCGATAAGGCGGGGGTGTTATCCACCACGGATGGGATGAATTGGGAAGTATATAGCGCCACAACGATAGACAGCACTTTCCCCGACCCATCGGTACCGATGGACGTATTACGCGCCCAACGTAGTGGGCTGGCGGGTGGCTTTATCGGTGTGCCACGCTCGGGCACTCCGTTACCCGCCGTCTCCTATGGGGTGGGGGGCGTACCCGATTTTGGATATTCTTGGAATATGTGGGATGCGGATAGTCCCGCCACGGACTATTACGAAGGTATCCAGCCCGTGGCGGACAGTTTCGTCATGATCGGCGGCGGACGGCTTTATCGCCAGACTGGCAGCGCGGCTTGGTCGATCCTGCCGGATGCCGGGGTGGATGCGGGGGATCATCCCCGCTCCCTGGTCGCCATCCGCTGAGCCTTGGGAGGAAAAGATGGCGGTTACGGTTGTTTTGGACGCCGCCGGGTTCGATCCGGGGCCGGGCATCGCCTTGACCGAGATGGAGACCCTCCGTGCCTACCGCCCGGATTGGCCGATGGATGCGCCCGCCGATAGGGTCGAGAACTATATGTACGACGAGCGCAAGCCCACCTTGTTCTATGTGTATCCGCCCGCGACGGAGGATGCCCATGTCGAAATCGTCTATGTGCGGAATCCTACGCCCTGCGTCGGTCTGGACAGCGGTTTCGCCTTGCCGGATGCCTACGCCAACGCGGCCTTGTATTACATGCTGATGCGGGCGGCGGAGAAGGCGCAACGGTTCGATGTGGCGCGGGGGTTCGGGGAGCAGTATAGG includes:
- a CDS encoding phage adaptor protein, with protein sequence MAVTVVLDAAGFDPGPGIALTEMETLRAYRPDWPMDAPADRVENYMYDERKPTLFYVYPPATEDAHVEIVYVRNPTPCVGLDSGFALPDAYANAALYYMLMRAAEKAQRFDVARGFGEQYRAALQVRAVNDLRGSPNLRNQGGAGVPGLGG